The genomic interval AACGCTGATTACATCCAGCATGTACGGCAGTATGGTTGTCCACAATTTCATCGTCGTTGGCACGATGCGTTTCGGGATTCAAATGATGGATCGGGGCGCCATAATTGCCGATGTAAACGACATGCAATTTATCCTAGAAATGGACGATGCCGCCGGTGAGATTCTCGGTTACCTACCCAACCGTGTCTATAATGATGCGGCCTGCGCCGATATTGTTAATAATTTCAACGCTCAATATGAGAATAGCGACGATGAATTTGCGCCGGTAATGGGAAAACTGAAGGAGTTAAGCAACCTCAGCGGCTACTTGGATATGGCTTCCAATGCCTCAGAGATGATCGTTGTAATCTTCGTGATCGTGATGTCGGTGGTATTGTGGAACGCCGGTCTGCTGGGCGGTTTGCGACGTTATGGTGAGGTCGGCGTCCGGCTGGCCATCGGTGAGCAAAAGGGCCATATTTTCCGCTCACTAATCTACGAATCAATCGTAATCGGATTCGTTGGATCGGTGATTGGCACAACCATCGGACTGGGTTTCGCCTACTGGATGCAAGTAAAAGGACTGGACATCGGCGCTTTCATGAAAAACGTCAATATGATGATTCCAACAGTATTCAGATCCAAGATTACTTCCGAAACTTACTACATCGGCTTTTTCCCGGGACTGTTGGCCACGGTACTGGGAACGGCATTAGCCGGGGTCGGTATTTACCGACGCCAGACAGCCTCATTATTTAAGGAGTTGGAAACATGAGAAAAGCACTGCTTTTTATCGCACTTTTCAGTTTAATTGTTACAATAAATGCTCAGACGCCGACCGGTGATGAAATTCTGAAGCGGATCGACCAGAACCAGATATTTGAGCAAGCCATCAGTGTATCCACGATGATTGTCCATAGTCGCACCGGCGACCGCACGATTCAATCTAAAGCCTGGTCCAGGGGCAATGACAAAGCCTTCGTCGAATACCTGGCGCCGGCCCGCGAAAAAGGCAAAAAAATGCTCAAATTGGAAAAAAACCTCTGGATTTACACGCCGGAACCCAGCGATCGGATCATCACCATCTCAGGACATCTGTTGAAACAATCGGTCATGGGCTCGGACATGTCTTACGAGGACATGATGGA from Candidatus Marinimicrobia bacterium CG08_land_8_20_14_0_20_45_22 carries:
- a CDS encoding outer membrane lipoprotein-sorting protein, which translates into the protein MRKALLFIALFSLIVTINAQTPTGDEILKRIDQNQIFEQAISVSTMIVHSRTGDRTIQSKAWSRGNDKAFVEYLAPAREKGKKMLKLEKNLWIYTPEPSDRIITISGHLLKQSVMGSDMSYEDMMESDELRTNYDAIVLGKEKYNNRNCWVLQLTANNSEVAYHSRKIWVDAERWLSLKEERFAKSGRILKKTEILEVFYQDGRWLPKRITFKDMLSRGGGTEYIIDSIDFNAKIPDYQFTKAALRK